ATCTACGCGCGCACTGGCGGCTATCTGCGCAAGTGGTACGCCGACATTGGCCAGCATGTGAAGCAGGGACAATTGCTAGCGCAGATTGAGACGCCGGAACTGGATCAGCAGCTCCAGGCCGCCGAGGCCGATCTGAAGCAGGCCCAGGCCAACCTCGATCTGGCAAAGACGACGAACGATCGCTGGCAGGCCCTGGTCTCAAAGCGCGCTGTCTCCAAACAGGAGGCTGACCAGGCCCAATCGACACTGGAAGCCCGTCAGTCATTGATGGCTGCATCCGAGGCGAATGTTCGCCGCCTGCAGCAGTTGCAGGGCTTCGAGCGTGTGATCGCTCCCTTCGACGGCACCATCACCGCACGTAATACCGATGTCGGCGCACTCATTACCGCTGCAGGCGGCGGTTCCGGAGCCACCGGAAGCGCCCAGGAGCTCTTCCACCTTGCCGCCGTGGGTAAGCTGCGTGTCTACGTGGCTGTCCCGGAGGTCTACTCCAGCGAGATTCAGGACGGCATGAAGGTCGAACTGACACAGGACGCCACACCCGACCTGAAGTTCACCGGTACGGTCGTGCGCAACTCCAACGCCATCGACCAGAGCTCTCGTACCC
This genomic window from Terriglobus albidus contains:
- a CDS encoding efflux RND transporter periplasmic adaptor subunit, encoding MSETTQQTVTTQTTTNRKPMYIAVGVAAVALVAAVAWGIHDRVHAESELKEETRISAIQTVHVVHATGAGGKDGQELILPGNAQAYTDTPIYARTGGYLRKWYADIGQHVKQGQLLAQIETPELDQQLQAAEADLKQAQANLDLAKTTNDRWQALVSKRAVSKQEADQAQSTLEARQSLMAASEANVRRLQQLQGFERVIAPFDGTITARNTDVGALITAAGGGSGATGSAQELFHLAAVGKLRVYVAVPEVYSSEIQDGMKVELTQDATPDLKFTGTVVRNSNAIDQSSRTLNVEVDVDNPQGKLMPGAYVFAHFRLAGKATAVTLPSNALLFRSEGLRVGIVRDNHVQLVPIRIGRDFGSNVEVISGLNGDDAVILDPSDSLENGMEVKIAQAKGAQK